In one Sebastes umbrosus isolate fSebUmb1 chromosome 13, fSebUmb1.pri, whole genome shotgun sequence genomic region, the following are encoded:
- the LOC119500639 gene encoding calcium/calmodulin-dependent 3',5'-cyclic nucleotide phosphodiesterase 1A-like, whose product MNEEAEEAQLPEEVLQEEEVQQQEEVQQQEGQQEEKMPQQDVGQEEVESEEVQQKEEEQYGEELQQEQEEVQPEEHQQIVEEQQEQDEVVQQQTEQEQMEEKQQTEELQQTEEEEEEQQQQEEVQTEEMSQTEDQQTEEQQQQTEQEQQQIEEAQQQTEEVQIEEVQQTEAQQQIVEAQYFVDASEQNYNNQVLLRLRGMQKYKSASQRLKGVLEQMDRGVVDLQELRRNLELAAAMLDSVYTDETKRLLDTEDELSDLQAESVPSEVRDWLACTFTRKMGVAKRRPEEKPRFRSIVHAVQAGIFVERMYRRTSNMAGLTYPPTALTALKEVDHWSFDVFSFHEATSDHALKFLVYELMTRYDLINRFRIPVQALVQFVEALENGYSKHKNPYHNLIHAADVTQTAHFLMLHTGLMHWLSELEILAMVFAAAIHDFEHTGTTNNFHIHTRSETAILYNDRSVLENHHVSAAYRLMAEEDMNILINLNKDDWRELRALVIEMVMSTDMSCHFQQIKTMRNSLSQTPCLDKVKVLSLMLHAADISHPAKAWPLHYRWTHSLMEEFFRQGDKEVELGLPFSPLCDRKATMIAQSQIGFIDFIVEPTFSVLIDTTEKVIGPLIEEDKKGKERSSLTGSGTVTVESVQRHSSNRHGNSNDGPIDFSLTAIDLPALKVHLSGVIGSNKDRWKELSVHELANKEQKEKEEVESNVNSDVQSHASPSHSVPDGPTSDQSQNSEGPPPDGTQDNKSPVHLTWNGAGPGEEKEEVGDEVPENA is encoded by the exons ATGAacgaggaggcggaggaggcgCAGCTGCCCGAGGAggtgctgcaggaggaggaagtgcaGCAACAGGAGGAAGTGCAGCAACAGGAGGGACAGCAAGAAGAGAAGATGCCCCAACAGGACGTAGGACAGGAGGAGGTGGAGTCTGAGGAGGTGcagcagaaagaggaggagcaatatggagaAGAGTtgcagcaggagcaggaggaggtgcagCCTGAGGAGCACCAGCAGAttgtggaggagcagcaggagcaggaCGAGGTGGTGCAGCAGCAGACTGAGCAGGAGCAGATGGAGGAGAAGCAGCAgactgaggagctgcagcagacggaggaggaggaggaggagcagcagcagcaggaggaggtgcagactgAGGAGATGTCACAGACTGAGGATCAGCAgacggaggagcagcagcagcagactgagcaggagcagcagcagattgAAGAAGCGCAGCAGCAGACTGAAGAGGTGCAGATTGAGGAGGTGCAGCAAACGGAGGCACAGCAGCAGATTGTGGAGGCGCAGTACTTTGTGGACGCTTCGGAGCAGAACTATAATAACCAGGTCTTGCTTCGACTGAGAGGGAT GCAGAAATATAAAAGTGCCTCACAgag GCTGAAGGGGGTCCTGGAGCAGATGGACCGGGGTGTCGTGGACCTGCAGGAGCTCCGCAGGAACCTGGAGCTCGCTGCGGCCATGCTGGACAGTGTTTACACTGATGAGACCAA GCGTCTGTTGGACACCGAGGACGAGCTCAGCGACTTGCAGGCGGAGTCGGTGCCCAGCGAAGTACGTGACTGGCTGGCATGTACCTTCACCCGGAAGATGGGTGTGGCCAAGCGACGTCCCGAGGAGAAGCCGAGATTCAGGAGCATCGTCCATGCAGTGCAAGCTGGGATATTTGTAGAAAG GATGTACAGACGGACATCCAACATGGCTGGTCTGACCTACCCTCCCACGGCTTTGACAGCTTTGAAG GAAGTGGATCACTGGTCGTTTGATGTGTTTTCCTTCCACGAGGCCACCTCAGACCACGCCCTCAAGTTCCTGGTCTACGAACTGATGACCCGCTATGACCTCATCAACAGGTTCAGG ATCCCGGTGCAGGCTCTGGTGCAGTTTGTTGAAGCTCTGGAGAACGGCTACAGCAAACACAAGAACCCCTACCACAACCTGATCCACGCCGCTGATGTCACTCAGACTGCCCACTTCCTGATGCTACACACTGGACTgatg cactgGCTCAGCGAGCTGGAGATTCTCGCGATGGTTTTTGCTGCAGCGATTCACGACTTCGAACACACAGGAACCACCAACAACTTCCACATCCACACCAG GTCGGAGACGGCCATTCTGTACAACGACAGGTCGGTGCTGGAGAACCATCACGTCAGCGCCGCCTACAGGCTGATGGCAGAGGAGGACATGAACATCCTGATCAACCTGAACAAGGACGACTggag GGAGCTGAGGGCTCTGGTGATAGAGATGGTGATGTCCACAGACATGTCCTGTCACTTCCAGCAGATCAAGACCATGAGGAACTCCCTGTCACAGACACCGTG tctaGACAAAGTGAAGGTTTTGTCTCTGATGCTTCACGCGGCAGACATCAGTCATCCAGCCAAAGCCTGGCCGCTGCACTACCGCTGGACTCACAGTCTGATGGAGGAGTTCTTCAGACAG GGAGATAAAGAGGTGGAACTCGGCCttcctttttctcctctctgtgacCGCAAAGCCACCATGATCGCCCAATCACAGATAG GTTTCATAGACTTCATCGTGGAGCCAACTTTCAGCGTTCTGATCGACACGACAGAGAAAGTGATTGGTCCTCTGATAGAAGAGGACAAGAAGGGCAAAGAGAGGTccag TCTAACAGGAAGTGGCACAGTTACCGTGGAGTCGGTGCAGAGACACAGCAGTAATCGCCATGGGAACAGTAATGATGGACCGATAGACTTCTCCCTAACAGCCATCGACCTGCCGGCTCTGAAAGTCCACCTATCCGGTGTCATTGGCAGCAACAAGGACAGATGGAAAGAGCTGTCTGTGCACG AGCTGGCTAATAAGgaacaaaaggaaaaagaggaagTGGAGTCTAATGTCAACTCAGACGTCCAATCACACGCCTCCCCCAGTCACAGTGTCCCCGATGGACCCAcctctgaccaatcacagaacTCAGAGGGCCCCCCTCCTGATGGAACACAAGACAACAAGTCACCTGTTCACCTGACCTGGAACG GGGCGGGGCcaggggaagagaaggaggaggtcgGTGATGAAGTGCCTGAAAACGCCTGA